The Chitinophaga flava genome has a segment encoding these proteins:
- a CDS encoding LutC/YkgG family protein: protein MENNTRNHVLAAVESQLPLNRIAYPAIPAFPKTVTDLLTAFEQRVADAGGEIFRPADAVAAQALLASQFPGASVICSVTPEIKGNRDIHAVQNPHELADVDVAVIRARFGVAENGMVWLTQEDLEVNALGFLSQHLVILLSPQSIVCDMYDAYLRVHLEDTAYGCFMMGPSATADIGAVLVHGAQGARSLSVYLL from the coding sequence ATGGAGAACAACACACGTAATCACGTATTGGCAGCTGTAGAAAGCCAGCTGCCGCTTAACCGTATCGCCTACCCGGCCATTCCCGCTTTCCCCAAAACAGTAACCGATCTGCTGACAGCATTCGAACAACGTGTAGCCGATGCCGGTGGTGAAATTTTTAGGCCCGCAGATGCAGTGGCCGCACAAGCCCTGCTGGCATCCCAGTTCCCAGGCGCCAGCGTGATCTGCTCCGTAACCCCGGAGATAAAAGGCAACCGCGACATTCACGCCGTGCAGAACCCGCATGAGCTGGCAGATGTGGATGTAGCAGTGATCCGGGCCCGGTTTGGCGTAGCAGAAAACGGAATGGTATGGCTTACCCAGGAAGATCTGGAAGTAAATGCATTGGGCTTTTTATCACAGCATCTGGTGATACTGCTGTCTCCCCAGTCTATCGTATGCGATATGTACGATGCCTACCTGCGGGTACACCTGGAAGATACCGCCTATGGCTGTTTTATGATGGGGCCTTCCGCTACCGCAGATATCGGAGCCGTGTTGGTACATGGGGCACAAGGGGCCAGAAGCCTGAGTGTTTATCTGTTGTAA
- a CDS encoding lactate utilization protein B, producing the protein MGDEKKVDVAANAAAFLEQDEVHEPMHDKNLWAARMHRDAAARAVPEWEELRKIASQIKEHTLTHLPDYLREFENNALKRGAKVYWARDAAEHNQHVWDILQEKNIRAVIKSKSMLQEECGMTAFLEKRGITVTESDLGERIQQLDDQPPSHIVMPAIHKTPEDVAQLFARSIGTDPGNTDPHYLTEAMRNDARKRFLEAGAGMTGANFAIAETGSFVVCTNEGNADIGAAVPPVHIASIGIEKLLPKVSDLGIFIRMLSRSALGTLATQYTSHFSGPRRGGELHIILTDNGRSRRLGMPDFWTSLKCIRCGACMNTCPVYRRSGGLAYGATYSGPIGIILDPTFDESRYSELPYHSSLCGSCTEVCPVKIDISDQILKWRKVMAAKKYLPVSRRLAFGAAGRIFEHPQLFRSAESMASGALRFTPHFLLYNKVLNPWGRHRELPHFAGQTFREWYLQYRAKNNDHGEQHT; encoded by the coding sequence ATGGGAGATGAAAAAAAAGTAGATGTAGCCGCCAACGCCGCCGCCTTCCTCGAACAGGACGAGGTGCATGAGCCCATGCACGATAAAAACCTGTGGGCCGCCCGCATGCACCGGGATGCCGCTGCCAGGGCGGTACCCGAATGGGAAGAACTGCGTAAGATCGCGTCACAGATAAAGGAACATACCCTTACCCATCTCCCCGATTACCTGCGTGAATTTGAAAACAATGCCCTGAAACGAGGCGCCAAAGTATACTGGGCCAGAGATGCCGCAGAACATAATCAGCACGTATGGGACATCCTTCAGGAGAAAAACATCCGCGCTGTTATCAAAAGCAAATCGATGCTGCAGGAAGAATGTGGTATGACCGCCTTTCTGGAGAAACGGGGCATCACCGTTACTGAGTCTGACCTGGGCGAACGGATCCAGCAACTGGATGACCAGCCTCCCAGCCATATTGTAATGCCCGCCATTCACAAAACGCCGGAAGATGTAGCACAGCTGTTTGCCCGTAGTATCGGCACAGACCCCGGCAATACCGATCCACACTATCTGACAGAAGCCATGCGTAATGATGCGCGGAAAAGGTTTCTGGAAGCCGGCGCCGGGATGACAGGCGCCAATTTCGCCATTGCGGAAACGGGCAGTTTTGTGGTCTGCACCAACGAAGGCAATGCGGATATAGGTGCTGCCGTACCTCCTGTTCATATCGCCAGTATCGGTATAGAAAAGCTGCTGCCTAAAGTGAGTGATCTCGGCATCTTCATCCGGATGTTGTCACGCAGCGCACTGGGAACGCTGGCCACACAATATACTTCTCATTTCAGCGGTCCCCGCCGTGGTGGCGAGCTGCATATCATTCTGACAGACAACGGGCGCAGCCGGCGCTTAGGTATGCCCGACTTCTGGACATCACTGAAGTGTATCCGTTGTGGCGCCTGTATGAATACCTGTCCGGTATACCGTCGTAGTGGCGGGTTAGCTTATGGTGCTACCTATTCCGGGCCTATTGGTATTATCCTCGACCCTACTTTCGATGAATCCAGATATAGTGAGTTACCGTACCATTCCTCGTTGTGTGGCTCCTGCACAGAGGTCTGTCCGGTTAAGATTGACATCAGCGACCAGATATTAAAATGGCGCAAAGTGATGGCAGCAAAAAAATATCTGCCTGTCAGCAGGCGGCTGGCCTTTGGTGCCGCCGGCAGGATCTTCGAACACCCGCAATTGTTCCGCAGTGCCGAAAGCATGGCCAGCGGAGCATTACGTTTTACGCCTCATTTCCTTCTGTACAACAAGGTGCTGAATCCGTGGGGGCGTCACCGTGAGTTACCCCATTTCGCCGGACAAACATTCCGGGAGTGGTATTTACAATACAGAGCCAAAAACAACGATCATGGAGAACAACACACGTAA